From the Stigmatella erecta genome, one window contains:
- the tgt gene encoding tRNA guanosine(34) transglycosylase Tgt yields the protein MAVRFELVTTDPTGARAGVLHTRRGSFPTPMFMPVATHAAFRHLGTEEVWETGSRILLANTYHLMLRPGADVFRKFGGIHPFMQWDGAILTDSGGFQIFSLPEDRLITEKGAQFRSFYDNSRQMLSPETSIAMQQAINSEIMMVLDVCIDSRTDEAGTREAMERTHRWAVRSLAAKDKVPTGQALFGIVQGGVHPRLRDESAAFLTQLPFDGFAIGGLAVGETKEERETMTVRATASLPTDKPRYLMGVGTPTDLLEAVMRGVDMFDCIIPTKMAQQGYAYTFEGLVRITRMVYRLDDAPLDAACDCLVCKRYTRGYLQHLMRGKHHLGSRMLSIHNVRHYQKLMGKLREAILQGSYAQTYRELKAAIAPPKDLRGEVSPEAVTLKDVG from the coding sequence ATGGCTGTCCGCTTCGAACTCGTCACCACCGACCCCACCGGCGCCCGCGCCGGGGTGCTCCACACGCGCCGGGGCTCTTTTCCCACCCCCATGTTCATGCCGGTGGCCACCCATGCCGCCTTCCGCCACCTGGGCACCGAGGAGGTGTGGGAGACGGGCAGCCGCATCCTCCTGGCCAACACCTACCACCTGATGCTCCGGCCCGGCGCGGACGTGTTCCGCAAGTTCGGCGGCATCCACCCCTTCATGCAGTGGGATGGGGCCATCCTCACGGACTCGGGCGGGTTTCAGATCTTCTCGCTGCCGGAGGACCGGCTCATCACCGAGAAGGGGGCGCAGTTCCGCAGCTTCTACGACAACAGCCGCCAGATGCTCAGCCCCGAGACCAGCATCGCCATGCAGCAGGCGATCAACTCGGAGATCATGATGGTGCTGGACGTGTGCATCGACTCGCGCACGGACGAGGCGGGCACGCGCGAGGCCATGGAGCGCACCCACCGCTGGGCGGTGCGCAGCCTGGCCGCCAAGGACAAGGTGCCCACGGGCCAGGCGCTGTTCGGCATCGTCCAGGGCGGTGTCCACCCGCGCCTGCGGGACGAGAGCGCGGCGTTCCTCACCCAGCTGCCCTTCGATGGCTTCGCCATTGGCGGCCTGGCGGTGGGGGAGACGAAGGAGGAGCGCGAGACGATGACGGTCCGCGCCACCGCCTCGCTGCCCACGGACAAGCCGCGCTACCTCATGGGGGTGGGCACGCCCACGGACCTGCTGGAGGCGGTGATGCGGGGCGTGGACATGTTCGACTGCATCATCCCCACGAAGATGGCGCAGCAGGGCTACGCGTACACCTTCGAGGGGCTGGTGCGCATTACCCGCATGGTCTACCGCCTGGATGACGCCCCGCTGGACGCGGCGTGCGACTGCCTGGTGTGCAAGCGCTACACGCGCGGCTACCTGCAGCACCTGATGCGCGGCAAGCACCACCTGGGCTCGCGCATGCTCTCCATCCACAACGTGCGCCACTACCAGAAGCTGATGGGCAAGCTGCGCGAGGCCATCCTCCAGGGCAGCTACGCGCAGACGTACCGGGAGCTCAAGGCCGCCATCGCCCCGCCGAAGGACCTGCGCGGCGAGGTGTCCCCCGAGGCGGTGACGCTGAAGGACGTGGGCTGA
- a CDS encoding HmuY family protein, translated as MSSPLEMKQTRARWMPALAVLAMSLALVNCGDDPDETPPDTDGRGEPRCAPAPVRCSEESIDGLDLLTTVSTGAIQEEGTTAGEFHTYVDARAGGSPQTQSYTYARFTAQGLVQVPVDDQAALASMEWDIAFRRYILRVNSGVSGPSCTLVARTPEGTAFESVTAVNSAWEFTPEGYFDEACGLVTHEQGLGPATALGGFWVYEACLVMTGEVFVVRLADGRHVKLEVTHYYDAEPQAVCNETGSAPAPNGAAQLRVRWAFLP; from the coding sequence ATGTCCTCCCCCCTCGAGATGAAGCAGACGCGCGCGCGGTGGATGCCGGCGCTGGCCGTCCTGGCGATGTCCCTGGCGCTGGTGAATTGCGGTGACGATCCGGACGAGACGCCCCCGGACACCGACGGGCGCGGCGAGCCGCGGTGCGCGCCCGCCCCGGTGCGCTGCAGCGAGGAGAGCATTGACGGGCTCGACCTGCTGACCACCGTGTCGACGGGCGCCATCCAGGAGGAAGGCACCACGGCGGGCGAATTCCACACCTACGTGGATGCGCGCGCCGGCGGCAGCCCCCAGACACAGTCCTATACGTACGCCCGCTTCACGGCGCAGGGGCTGGTCCAGGTGCCGGTGGATGATCAGGCCGCGCTGGCGTCCATGGAGTGGGACATCGCCTTCCGCCGCTACATCCTCCGGGTGAACAGCGGGGTGTCCGGTCCCTCCTGCACGCTGGTGGCCCGCACCCCCGAAGGCACGGCTTTCGAGTCGGTGACCGCCGTGAATTCGGCCTGGGAGTTCACCCCCGAGGGTTACTTCGATGAGGCCTGCGGGCTCGTCACCCATGAGCAGGGGCTCGGCCCCGCCACGGCGCTGGGCGGCTTCTGGGTGTACGAGGCCTGTCTGGTCATGACCGGAGAGGTCTTCGTGGTGCGCCTGGCGGACGGCCGTCACGTGAAGCTGGAGGTGACGCACTACTACGATGCGGAGCCGCAGGCGGTCTGCAACGAGACGGGCTCCGCGCCCGCTCCCAACGGTGCGGCGCAGCTCCGCGTCCGGTGGGCCTTCCTGCCGTGA